From one Rhodothermales bacterium genomic stretch:
- a CDS encoding OmpA family protein — protein MAGDRIGPDAAALQLEAESLGGRLADFLGTRGHELPRVFVLDEIRFGFQATEVNEAGQLQAAGLAKTLVAYPAIRLTIQGHADRAETDRQVLSEARARTLYQYLLDNNVDASRLQVAGFGATDPISKGDDSESRRQNRRLAILVE, from the coding sequence CGACGCGGCGGCGCTGCAACTCGAGGCCGAAAGCCTGGGTGGTCGTCTCGCCGACTTCCTCGGGACACGGGGCCACGAATTGCCTCGCGTGTTTGTGTTGGATGAGATCCGATTTGGCTTCCAGGCCACGGAAGTAAACGAGGCCGGGCAACTCCAGGCAGCCGGCCTCGCCAAAACACTTGTTGCCTATCCGGCGATCCGTCTCACGATTCAGGGCCATGCCGACCGCGCCGAAACCGACCGCCAGGTGCTCTCCGAGGCCCGCGCCCGTACGCTGTATCAGTATCTTTTAGATAACAACGTCGACGCCTCCCGCCTTCAGGTCGCTGGTTTCGGCGCAACCGATCCCATCTCCAAGGGCGACGACAGCGAAAGCCGGCGGCAAAATCGCCGGCTGGCGATCCTCGTAGAGTGA